A window of Akkermansiaceae bacterium genomic DNA:
GCATCATGGGCCACGTCATCTGTGTCAAACCCGGTCACGGCCCTAACACCGAGATGGCCGCTACTCTGAAAGCGGAATACATGCGCATGCGCACCATGGTGCCAACCCTGAACATCCCCGACGGCGAGGGTGTGTTAGACATCAATGAAGTGATGCAGATCCTACCACACCGTTACCCCTTCCTGATGCTCGACCGCGTGGTCGATTTCGAAGGCGACAACAAGTGCACCGGCGTGAAAAACGTCACCATCAACGAGCCCTTCTTCCAAGGCCACTTCCCTGGCCACCCGGTGATGCCCGGCGTGCTTCAAGTCGAGGCAATGGCGCAGGTCGCCTCCATCCTCCTGCTCCGCAAACCAGAGAACCAGGGGAAAATCGGCTACTTCATGAGTGTCGACAATGTCAAGTGGCGCCGACCCGTCTTGCCGGGCGACACCTTGTTCATCGAAGCCGAGATCCTCAAAGTCCGGCGCAACATCGGCTCCGCGGTCTGCCGCTGCATGGTCAACGGTGAAGTCGCCTCCTCCGGTGAGCTGAAGTTTGCACTGCTCGACAACTAACCGATTTCACAAAAAAACCAACCGTTCCACCCCGATGGCCGACTCCCTGATCCATCCGACCGCGATCATCGACCCCTCCGCCCATCTGGCTGAAGGGGTGGAGGTCGGGCCCTACAGCGTGGTGGGTGCCAATGTCAACATCGGTGCAGGCAGCGTGCTCAAGTCACACGTGGTTATCGAAGGCCACACCACGATTGGTGAGAACAATACCTTTTTCCCGTTTTCCGCGATCGGGCAAATCACCCAGGACCTCAAATACGTTGGTGAGCCGACCGCGCTCATCATAGGAAACAACAATACCTTCCGCGAGAACACCACCATCCACCGTGGCACCACAGAGGAAGTGCCCACCCGTATTGGCAACCACAATTTATTCCTATCCTACGCGCACGTGGCCCACGATTGCCAGGTAGGCAACCACTGCATCCTTTCCAACAACGCAACCCTGGGAGGCCACTGCAAGGTCGGCGACTACGCCATTATTTCCGGCTTATCAGGCGCCCACCAGTTCTGCCACATCGGTGAGCACTCCCTGATCGGCGGCTGCACCAAAATCGTCCAGGACGTGCCCCCGTTTACCATTGTCGATGGCAACCCGGCCGCTGTCCGGAGCCTCAACATGGTGGGGCTTCAGCGCCGCGGCTTCAGCGAGCAAACCCGCCGGGCCATGAAAAAGGCCTATAAAAAACTCTTCCTCAGCAAAAAGAACAATCTCTCAGAACTGACTGAGGAATTGGCCGGCTCAGAATTCGCCAGCGACGCCAACGTCGCGAGAATGATCACATTCATCCGCACAAGTGAGCGTGGCGTGATTCGGTAGCCACTCCCGCCGGCCTCGGATGATGCAAGGACGGCATGGGTGTTATTCTTTCTGGTTATACCGACCCCTTTTGACGTTTCACCCTGCACGAAACACAAGGGTTGTATCCCCTTGGCAATTGAAGGAGGTGGGGCAATTTATGCATGACCATAAACCCCTGCAATACAGCCTGTAAGGTATTTATTTAGAGATAAAAATTCCTCCAAAACAAACAACGTTTATCATCGACATCTTTTTGCACTGTGCATATATTGCTAGTGCTATGAAAAAGACATTGCTCCCCATATTGTTCGGACTTGCTATCACAGCAACGGTGCAAGCCGGACCCGATCCTATGCCATCAGGCAAGGAAATCATACCACCTCCACCTCCAAGCTGTCTCTGGACATGGTTTGCCGGTGCCTCAGGCGGCTATCTCAGTGGTGACTGGGATGAGGAAATATACACCCTCCACGTAGGTGCAAAGCACATGTGCCAGGGTGACAACTGCTCACACGCCCTCTATCTTGAAGTCGGCTACACCGAAAAAGAGCTCTCCAAACAAGCCCTCCTGAGAACCAATGCCTATGGCGATCACACGGGTCCTGTCAAAGGGATCGGCATTTACGAAAGTTACAGGCTCGAGATGGAAATCATCCCTATCAGCTTTAACTACAAGTATGAGTGCGGATTGACCGACCAGCTCCGGTGGTATGCCGGTGTTGGCGCTGGCGTTGCTCTTGTCGATGCCGACCTCAGGCATAGTGAATACGTTGAAATCGACGACGATGTTGTCTTTTTTGCCCATGTCTTTGTGGGCATTGTCTACAGTTTCAACGAGTCGTTTGAGATTTTCGCAGGCGCAAAGTACATCTACATGGATGAACCCACATTAGGGAATTTCCTGGATTTCCACGGTGTGGAAAGAATCGCCACCCTCGACGACAACATCCACTTTGAAGTCGGCGGACGGATTAAATTCTAGGTTGGCACCCCCCTTCCTCCCCAAGCCCGGCCATACTGTTTGGTCGGGCTTTTTCATGCCCATACCCTTCCATACCCTTACCCGGACGATCTGTTTCCACGCTCATCTAAGACTTGCAATGACCTACAATGACGTGTATAATAGTGGCTGTTATGAAAACAACTATGACATTACTGACCGGTCTCGCCCTTGCCATCACGGCCCAGGCGGGAGAAGATTATTCAGCCAAAGGAGGCAAAGAGGTGATCGCACCACCAGCACCATCCTGTCTTTGGTCATGGTTTGCAGGAGCTTCTGCAGGCCAGGTCACAGGCGACTGGGATGAGGAAATCTACACCCTGCACGTAGGTGCCGAATACAAGTGCCCAGGATCAAACTGCTCACAAGCCATCTACCTTGAGGTCGGCTACACAGAAGACAACGAGAGGGTTTATTACCAAGACCCATTCACATCAACCAATGTCAATTATGCAGCGCATGATGTATCTGCAGAAATCATTCCCATCACGCTGAACTACAAGTATGAGTGTGCTCTCACAGGCAGCTTGAACTGGTACATCGGTGCAGGTGCAGGTATTGCTCTCGTAGACACGGAGGTCCGCGGACCATTCGTCAGCAATTCACAGGATGACACCGCATTCTACGCCCACATCTTCGCAGGCCTCGTCTACAATCTCAGCGAGTCCTTTGAAATCTTCGGCGGTGCCCGTTTCATCTTCATGGATGATGTGTTCGGTGTCCAGTCACCTCTTGACGAAGAAGTTCACTATGAACTTGGTGGCCGCTTCAACTTCTAACAAACAACCCGCCATACTTTAACCACATCACCTGCACGGACTGGCTCCGTGCAGGTTTTTTGTTGAGTAAATTCAAAACACCGGCGAAGCATTTTGGATTGCCATACTGCGAGTCACCTCTTTATAGTGCCAGGCGCTATGAAAAAGACATTACTCACATCACTGCTCGGCATAGCCTTTGCTGGAACAACGCTGGCTGGCCCTGTCGCTTCCGCCAAGGAAGTCATTGTCCCCCCTCCTGCCCCGTGCCTCTGGTCATGGTTTGCGGGCGGTTCGGCTGAAACGGTCCAAAACGACTGGGATGAGGAAATCTACAGCTTCCATATCGGTGTGGAGCGCCAATGCCCCGGCAGCAACTGCTCCCAGGCCATCTATCTCGAGGTCGGTTACTCGGACAAAGACGCCGGCTTCCATCGCGAGGAAGGTGCCGCTGACGTCGCGGGTTACCTGGGTCTCAACCTCGGCCAACAAATCCGGGTAGGGCTGGAAGCGGAGATCATGCCCATCACGGTGAATTACAAGTATGAGTGCTCCCTTGCCGGCAACCTGAACTGGTACATTGGTGCGGGCGCCGGTATCGCCCTGGTGGATCTCGAGTTCTACACAACCATTGACAAGGTCACATTCGATGACGCTGTCTTCTATGCCCATGCATTTGCAGGGCTGTCCTACAACATCAGCGCGTCCATCGAGGTATTTGCAGGTGCCCGCTACGTCTGGATGGACGACCCCAGCCTGACCGGCATTGGTATGTTTGACGACGCGATAACCTTGGATGGTGAAATCATCTACGAGCTAGGCGCGCGCTTCAACTTCTAGTGCAACCTGTCAACCTAACACACATCACCTGCACGACCCCGGTTCCGTGCGGGTGATTTTTTGTTACCCCTTATCCTTTGGCCAACCTCCTACTAACAACAACCACAGGCACAACGGCCATCATCAGGAAGGAAAACCAGTCACCCAGGATCGAGTAGAGCGTCATCGGTCCGTTCTTGGGCGCGTAGGCATGACCATAGACACTTGATTTGACAAAATGGTTGCCGTTTTCGTCCTCGACCACCTGCCGTTCGCCCGTGACGGGATCGACCAGGCTTCCGGTCGGGGAGACGATGGCGCTGACCCCCGTGTTGGCACTGCGCACCATGGGGCGGCGCAGCTCGATGGCGCGGAAGCGGGCATTGGCCATGTGCTGGGTAGCGGCCACGCTTTTCTTGAACCAGCCGTCGTTGGTCACATTGAGGATGATTTGCGGTTTCGGGCGCACAAATTTGCGTGTCAGACGGCCCACCGTATCCTCGAAGCAAACACTGGGAATCATCTGTAATTCGCCGCCGTTGACCGGGACCACCATCGGCTCGGTGGATGTGCCGGCATCAAAATTCCCGGCAAAATCAGCGCCCGCTGAAAACTTGAACAGTTTTGCGAGGAAGGGAAGTGTGTCGACCAGGGGAATGTACTCCCCGAAGATGACGAGGTGCATTTTCCGGTAGGTGGTGATGCTTTTTTCCAGTTCCCCTTCCGCGGTGATGGCGGCGATGCTGTTGTATTGGAGCCCGCCCTCTTTCCAGGTGGCGCGCTCCCCATCGAAGTCTGATTCGAACTCGTTCATCCCCGCAACCAGGGTAAAGTGACCCAAGGGACGGATTTCCTCATCAAACAGATGACCAGCGTCCCCAGGCAACAAATAACCCTCAAAATTATCCGCAAAGTAGAGCGGTGTCGGCAACGCGCTTTCAGGCCAGATCACCAGGTCGGGTCGCTTGAGCTCGACAGCGTCGCCGTTGATGTTCGCTTCGAGCAAGGCGACGTTGTCCCTTTCCAAAGCCTCAATCGCCTCACGTGTGGTATCAGAATACGTTTGCAGGATGTCAACAACGGCCATCGGGTCCCATTTGATGTCCTGCGCGATATTCCCTTGTACCAATAAAATCCGGACACGCTCGGTCTCCCAGCCATTGACGTCTTTCACCCGCCAGACACCGTAACAAAACTGCAGGGCTAACAGAAGTGCAGCCACACTGAAGTCGAGTCGGGGTTTGAGCTTGCCTGCTGCCGCTTCTGATTTCAGTCGGCTTGCCGTCTGCACAAGCACCGCACTCAAGAACACCGGCAGGAAGGAAAGGCCGGTTACACCCACCAAATCGGCAGCCTGTGCAAGCACGGGTGTATCGTGGAAAGCCACCCCCAGGCCATTCCAACCAAACCCGGTGAACAACCAGCCACGGAGCCACTCGAGGGAGACCCAGGCGGCGGCATTGATGAAAGCGAACTTGAGGGAGTGACCCGACTCACCAAGAGCTCCGCCTAACAATCCACGCTTGTTACCCTGTTGTTTTTTCTCGATTTTAGCCTGAATCCTACTCACCCCACCGGAGGATGAGTCATTGTCCGGTTCGGATTTTTTTCTCCATGGATTCCCGGCGCTCACGGCAATCGCCCCCCATATCCCGAAATAAAGCGCAAGAAATGCAGCCAAGGCCATCGCGCCCAGTCCGCTGACGGTCCAGAGCCAGCTCAGGTTGACCGACCAGAAAACAAGACCTGTCAGGTAGCCGATACAAAAGCCATCGCGTTTTTTTTGCCCTCGCCAGATGGCGGGGAAGAGTGGCAGCATCCACACCCAGACCAAACCGCTGATATCCCATCCCGGGTAACAAAGAGCCAACAGCACCCCGCTAACAAGTGCCATGAGCCACGGCCAAAGAGCCCATTGATTGATTTGAGATTGCAGGCTCATGTTAAACCACGGAAATTACGGAAGGCACGGGATTTTCTTTAAGTTTGCAGGGGTGCCTTCTTGGTATTTGGGTCCCGCGGCTGCGGGATTGGAGTTTTACTACGCCATCCTTGCCTGCGCATCGGCTTCAAGGGCCACCCAGAGTGCTTCCAGGCCGGCGGCCACCTTGTCCTTGCTTGTTTGCAAGTCGGCGGACGGCTCGTCTTTTCCAAACAGGTAATACTTGATTTTAGGCTCCGTGCCGGACGGACGCACTGCGCAGGACCGACCGTCCACTAGCTCGATGATCAACATCCCCTCCTTCGGAATGGCATCACCCTCGACATCTTCAAAATCATCCTTGGAGAAATCGCGCACACGGGAAACAGGTGTGCCATCGATTTCCGCAGGAGGATTTTCTGAATATGAAGCAGCCAGTGCTTTGATCTGTGCTGCTCCATCGGCACCCTCCATCACAAGCGCTTTGCCCAGCTCCAGATGATAGCCAAACTCCCTGTAAAGGTCATCCATGAGCGCTGCCAGGCTTTTCCCCTCGCTTTTCGCATAGGCAGCGAGCTCAGCAAACATCACAGCGGCTCCATTACCATCCTTGTCGCGGATGGTGTCGGTTCCAAGGTAGCCGTAGCTCTCCTCACCGCCGAAGATAAAGAAACGCGAATACTCGAGACGCAGTGCCCGGCTCTTCTCAGGGCTGAGTGAGCGGTAGTCGCCTTTTTTATCCGCCGGAATGGCATCCTCGTATTTCTGCAACTTCGCGGAAATGTATTTGAAACCGGTCAGCGTATCGACGATGCCGACACCATACTTTTCAGCGATTGCACGCTGCAGCTCTGTGGTCACAAAGGTTTTAATCAATACGGCACGACTACGGTTGGAGTCGGTGATGACACCTTGGTCAAAAAACGTCTTGGTCCGGTACCACGCCATCAGCGAGCCAATCTGGTTTCCTGTCAGCAACTGCATCCCCCCTTCGTCATTGCGGACCGCCACGCCCATACGATCGCAGTCGGGGTCAGTGCCAATGACAATTTCCGCACCTTCTTTTTCCGCCAGTGCAATCCCCATGGCGAGGGCAGGAGCATTTTCAGGGTTCGGTGAAGCCACCGTAGGGAACCGGCCATCCTGGACATCCTGCTCAGGAACCGTCAGCACCTCAAACCCAAGCTCGGTGAGCAGCGGCACGATACAGTGGCCACCGGTGCCGTGCAGGTTGGTGAACACAACCTTGGGTTTTTCATCACCCCCTGCCATCAGGTCAGGACGCAGTAGAAGTGTTTTGGCATCGTCCATGTAAACGCGGTCCATCACATCGCCCAGGATGTTCAGTGTGCCCTGCTCACTTGCCGGAAGGGTGTCATAAGCCTCGCTGACGAGTGCGTTCACCTCATTGATCACTCCCGTGGCATTGGGCTCCACAAGCTGCGCCCCCTGGTTGAAGTAGGCCTTGAATCCGTTGTCATGGGCTGGGTTATGACTCGCTGTTAGAACAACCCCCGCGTCCGCATTGAGCGCACGGATGGCATAAGAAATTTCCGGCGTCGCACGCGGACCATCAAAGAGGTGCACATCACATCCGAGTTCAGTGCAGACCCTGGCACAGAACTCCGCGAAATCACGCGAGAAGTGACGTGTGTCATGGCCAAGGACAAAAGCCGGTTTGCGAGCGACTCCCTGCTCGGCGAGATATCGCTTCAGATAAATGATCATGCCGCGGATGGCACGACTCACATTGTAGAAGTTCATCGAGGCTGTTCCCACACAGGGGTGCTCGGGTCGATCATTCGGGCCGCCCGCCCCTTGCTCGGCAGTGGTAACCACCCGGCCTATCGTCCGGCCACGCAGGCCACCGGTGCCAAAGGCGAGCGTTTTGTAAAACCGGTCGTTCAGCTCTTCCCAGGAGCCGCCTTCCACGAGCTCGGCGATAGCTTGGACGGCAACCGGACTCGTAGTGCCCCCAAGCAGGGCATGGATGTTATCACGGGAGGATTCGAGCAGATGACCAGCCGCCACCGCACTATCGAGAGAGGATTGAATATCAGACATTTCGAGCTGGATGATAGTGGGAGTTCATGAGATTGCAACCCCGTGATAAGGCATAAACTCCAGTCAGCCATTGAGAAGCGGACATCCATTCCCAGCGTTGATACCAACGCCCTCCGCCTTGTGGATGGTGCAGGGGACGGTTTGCCCGGGCTGTACCTGGACTCCTATGCCGACCGCTGGGTCGTCGCCTCCCGCGCCAACACGCTCGACCCCGAAGTCCGCGCATGGCTGGAGGCTCAAGGCAGAACCTGCTACTGGAAACGCCTCGACCAGCATGAAAAAGAAGATCCTGCCCACATCGCCGGCCCACTCCAAGACGAGCCATTCATCGCCGCAGAAAGTGGTGTGCACTACAAGATCCACTTCCAGGCCGGATACTCCCAGGGGATTTTCCTCGACCAACGCTTGAACCGCAAAAGGGTGCGCGCGTTTGCCGCCCCCGGAAAAACGGTTCTCAATACCTTCGCCTACACCGGGGCCTTTTCCGTTTGCGCCGCGCTCGGAGGGGCGACCACCACGACCCTCGACCTTTCCCAGGTCTACCTCGACTGGGCAAAGGACAACTTCCAGGCTAACAAACTCAACCCCGCCGAGCATTATTTCTGCAAAGGTGACACCTTCCACTGGTTGAAACGTTTCGCCAGGCAGGGCCGGACATTTGACGGAATCATCCTCGACCCCCCGACTTTTTCCCGTGATGACAAGGGCAAGGTTTTCCGGGTCGAAAAAGACTACCATCGGCTCGTTGCCCTGGCACACGCATGCCTCGCTGACGGTGGCTGGATCCTTTGCTGCACCAACTGCCGCAAACTGGCCCCGCGTGATTTTTTCCGCATGGTCAGGGAAGGGGCACCCGGAGCCAACATCACATCGCTGGCGATGCCGGAGGAATACACCGGGGAACATTATCTGAAGTCGCTTTGGGTTGAAACATAGTCCCCTATTGCCCTCGGCTATCAGTATGCTAATCTGCCACTGACCATGGACGACTACAACCGCCGCCACTTCATCCGCACCTCCATCCCGGGGTTCCTCGGGCTTGGGTTGGCCTTGCCATCGATCAATGCGATCGCCACGCGAGCGAATGCCTTTGAAGGCCGGGTTCCGGAAAACGGCGTGATCAACTGGGATGCTTTTCTGGAAGCGGTGGAAATGGAAACCGCCAAGCAACACCTCGACCATTGGAACCAGGACGACTACGTCAAAAAAGCCGCCGCGCTCGCACTCCGACTCAACCTCAAGGACCCCGCTCTTGCCAAGGCTTTTGCCAACACCCAAAATGGTCTCGGCAACCAACGGGTCGATTTTTACGACCTCGAGGAACAACGCGATTTTCAAGTGAATCTGCTCCAGTTTGAAAAAGACGAGCAGATCACGCATCACGACCACCCGGACATGACCGGTGTCATCCTCTGCGCCACCGGAATGATCGATGTCTGGAACTACGACCTCATCGAACACAAGAATGACCAGCACGTCCTCCTTGCCGAGACCGCCCGCGCCACCCTCAGCAAAGGCCACGTCTCCACCCTGACTTCAAAAGCCCGGAATATCCACCGGCTCAAAGCCGGACGACTCACCCAACTGGTCGATATTTTTGCGCCCCCTTACAATAAGGAACGCGCTCGGAAGAGCACCTGGTTCAAGGTCGACCCCGAGCCGATTCAGCAGCAGCCGGGCCGCCCTACAATCTATCAGGCCACTACGCGATAAAAAGGAGGATTTGTTAGAAATTGCGAAGCGGCCGATCGTAGCCTGTGAGTTCCACGTAACCGTGGCCCGAAAGTGGCCTCCCATTTT
This region includes:
- the lpxA gene encoding acyl-ACP--UDP-N-acetylglucosamine O-acyltransferase, producing MADSLIHPTAIIDPSAHLAEGVEVGPYSVVGANVNIGAGSVLKSHVVIEGHTTIGENNTFFPFSAIGQITQDLKYVGEPTALIIGNNNTFRENTTIHRGTTEEVPTRIGNHNLFLSYAHVAHDCQVGNHCILSNNATLGGHCKVGDYAIISGLSGAHQFCHIGEHSLIGGCTKIVQDVPPFTIVDGNPAAVRSLNMVGLQRRGFSEQTRRAMKKAYKKLFLSKKNNLSELTEELAGSEFASDANVARMITFIRTSERGVIR
- a CDS encoding phospho-sugar mutase translates to MSDIQSSLDSAVAAGHLLESSRDNIHALLGGTTSPVAVQAIAELVEGGSWEELNDRFYKTLAFGTGGLRGRTIGRVVTTAEQGAGGPNDRPEHPCVGTASMNFYNVSRAIRGMIIYLKRYLAEQGVARKPAFVLGHDTRHFSRDFAEFCARVCTELGCDVHLFDGPRATPEISYAIRALNADAGVVLTASHNPAHDNGFKAYFNQGAQLVEPNATGVINEVNALVSEAYDTLPASEQGTLNILGDVMDRVYMDDAKTLLLRPDLMAGGDEKPKVVFTNLHGTGGHCIVPLLTELGFEVLTVPEQDVQDGRFPTVASPNPENAPALAMGIALAEKEGAEIVIGTDPDCDRMGVAVRNDEGGMQLLTGNQIGSLMAWYRTKTFFDQGVITDSNRSRAVLIKTFVTTELQRAIAEKYGVGIVDTLTGFKYISAKLQKYEDAIPADKKGDYRSLSPEKSRALRLEYSRFFIFGGEESYGYLGTDTIRDKDGNGAAVMFAELAAYAKSEGKSLAALMDDLYREFGYHLELGKALVMEGADGAAQIKALAASYSENPPAEIDGTPVSRVRDFSKDDFEDVEGDAIPKEGMLIIELVDGRSCAVRPSGTEPKIKYYLFGKDEPSADLQTSKDKVAAGLEALWVALEADAQARMA
- a CDS encoding class I SAM-dependent rRNA methyltransferase produces the protein MRHKLQSAIEKRTSIPSVDTNALRLVDGAGDGLPGLYLDSYADRWVVASRANTLDPEVRAWLEAQGRTCYWKRLDQHEKEDPAHIAGPLQDEPFIAAESGVHYKIHFQAGYSQGIFLDQRLNRKRVRAFAAPGKTVLNTFAYTGAFSVCAALGGATTTTLDLSQVYLDWAKDNFQANKLNPAEHYFCKGDTFHWLKRFARQGRTFDGIILDPPTFSRDDKGKVFRVEKDYHRLVALAHACLADGGWILCCTNCRKLAPRDFFRMVREGAPGANITSLAMPEEYTGEHYLKSLWVET
- a CDS encoding outer membrane beta-barrel protein → MTLLTGLALAITAQAGEDYSAKGGKEVIAPPAPSCLWSWFAGASAGQVTGDWDEEIYTLHVGAEYKCPGSNCSQAIYLEVGYTEDNERVYYQDPFTSTNVNYAAHDVSAEIIPITLNYKYECALTGSLNWYIGAGAGIALVDTEVRGPFVSNSQDDTAFYAHIFAGLVYNLSESFEIFGGARFIFMDDVFGVQSPLDEEVHYELGGRFNF
- the lnt gene encoding apolipoprotein N-acyltransferase, yielding MSLQSQINQWALWPWLMALVSGVLLALCYPGWDISGLVWVWMLPLFPAIWRGQKKRDGFCIGYLTGLVFWSVNLSWLWTVSGLGAMALAAFLALYFGIWGAIAVSAGNPWRKKSEPDNDSSSGGVSRIQAKIEKKQQGNKRGLLGGALGESGHSLKFAFINAAAWVSLEWLRGWLFTGFGWNGLGVAFHDTPVLAQAADLVGVTGLSFLPVFLSAVLVQTASRLKSEAAAGKLKPRLDFSVAALLLALQFCYGVWRVKDVNGWETERVRILLVQGNIAQDIKWDPMAVVDILQTYSDTTREAIEALERDNVALLEANINGDAVELKRPDLVIWPESALPTPLYFADNFEGYLLPGDAGHLFDEEIRPLGHFTLVAGMNEFESDFDGERATWKEGGLQYNSIAAITAEGELEKSITTYRKMHLVIFGEYIPLVDTLPFLAKLFKFSAGADFAGNFDAGTSTEPMVVPVNGGELQMIPSVCFEDTVGRLTRKFVRPKPQIILNVTNDGWFKKSVAATQHMANARFRAIELRRPMVRSANTGVSAIVSPTGSLVDPVTGERQVVEDENGNHFVKSSVYGHAYAPKNGPMTLYSILGDWFSFLMMAVVPVVVVSRRLAKG
- a CDS encoding P44/Msp2 family outer membrane protein produces the protein MKKTLLTSLLGIAFAGTTLAGPVASAKEVIVPPPAPCLWSWFAGGSAETVQNDWDEEIYSFHIGVERQCPGSNCSQAIYLEVGYSDKDAGFHREEGAADVAGYLGLNLGQQIRVGLEAEIMPITVNYKYECSLAGNLNWYIGAGAGIALVDLEFYTTIDKVTFDDAVFYAHAFAGLSYNISASIEVFAGARYVWMDDPSLTGIGMFDDAITLDGEIIYELGARFNF